In the Ferribacterium limneticum genome, TTGAGGAGGCACAGGCCTATTACCTGCAACACGCCACACCTGGCATCGCTGCGGCTTTTGTCGCCGACTACGAGAGCAGCGCCCGCCGGCTTCTTCAGTTTCCCCAAGCCGGCACCGCGGTATCCCAGCGCTTGCGCATATTGCCGATGCGTCATTTTCCATACTCAATCGTTTATCAGGCGACAGCCGAAACCATCACGATCCGCGCCATCGCCCACCAGCGCCGCCGGCCCGGGTATTGGGGCGGGCGGCGCTGAGCGGAAAAATCACACTGGCTTGAGCCGGTCGATCAGCGTTACCCCGGCCGGCAATTCGGCTTTATCGATCGTAACTTCGTAATCGCCAAAGCTGCGCGGCACCTCCACGTCGTCCTTGCGCTTGATCTTGATGCGCTCGAAAAGCGCGTGCGCATGCGCGTTGCCCAGTTCCGAATCGTGCTTGAAGACGTACAGCCCGCGCGTCGCCATTTCGCCGCGCGCGGCTGAACGGTCATGTTCGAACATCTGCTCCAGCGCCAGCCAGAGCAATTCCAGGTCGTTCTCACCAAAGCCGGTCTGCTTGGCGAGGAAGGAAGAAACAAAGCCGTGGGCAACGTAGATGCCGTAAGGAACGGTGTGCTTACGGCCCATGGTGCGCTCTTTCTCCAAATCCTTTTCATTCGTTACTGCCATACGAGTAATCGAATGTTCAAGGGTCACAATCGGGTCAACGGAACGGGCAAACGTCAGCTGAATCGGGCCACGAACCTGTCCAGCTGTTTTCTTCAGC is a window encoding:
- a CDS encoding type II toxin-antitoxin system RelE/ParE family toxin, with protein sequence MKLIVLNAAQAELEEAQAYYLQHATPGIAAAFVADYESSARRLLQFPQAGTAVSQRLRILPMRHFPYSIVYQATAETITIRAIAHQRRRPGYWGGRR
- the cas7c gene encoding type I-C CRISPR-associated protein Cas7/Csd2, giving the protein MSLNNRYDFVLVFDVRDGNPNGDPDAGNLPRLDAESGHGLVTDVSLKRKVRNFVQLVKSFPDGTPTEKHDIFIREKGVLNHQIERPYSVDEKTKAALDAWMAWQKDKKKNPKPARHYEDVARDWMCWNFYDVRTFGAVMTTGDKSEGEGGESKLKKTAGQVRGPIQLTFARSVDPIVTLEHSITRMAVTNEKDLEKERTMGRKHTVPYGIYVAHGFVSSFLAKQTGFGENDLELLWLALEQMFEHDRSAARGEMATRGLYVFKHDSELGNAHAHALFERIKIKRKDDVEVPRSFGDYEVTIDKAELPAGVTLIDRLKPV